A genome region from Clostridiales bacterium includes the following:
- a CDS encoding SpoIVB peptidase, whose translation YDIEIIKTSFQKTSEEKSMVIRVIDEELIKKTGGIVQGMSGSPIIQNGKLVGAVTHVFINDPTKGFGVYLDWMIEE comes from the coding sequence TATGACATAGAGATCATTAAAACAAGCTTCCAAAAAACCAGCGAAGAAAAAAGCATGGTTATAAGGGTTATAGACGAGGAGCTTATCAAAAAGACAGGCGGGATAGTCCAAGGCATGAGCGGCAGCCCCATAATCCAAAACGGCAAGCTTGTGGGCGCGGTAACCCATGTGTTTATCAACGACCCTACAAAAGGTTTTGGCGTTTATTTGGATTGGATGATTGAGGAATAA